Within Lolium rigidum isolate FL_2022 chromosome 5, APGP_CSIRO_Lrig_0.1, whole genome shotgun sequence, the genomic segment GAATTTTGTTCATAGGTTATTCAACACAAGTAAGAATAGGCTAAAATTAAACAGATGTCAATAACTTCTCTGTTAGGCTGAAAGAGAGATGGCTCAACTGCTTTAACTTTTGTAGTTCCATAATTTCTACTAGGTTTACGCAATAAATAATGTTTTAAGCGGAAAATTGTACCAAATGAAAGAACCTAATTATCTGAATCAAAGCACTATTATGAAACAAACAAGTTCAATATCAAGGTTTGCTCCAAACATGTGGTTTATATAAATAAACAGGTAGCCTCAGAGCATCTTTTAGCATCTGTACAGAGAGTTATATTCCACAAGCTACAGTGTAAGTTCCTATTGATTCCATTCAATTGTTAACTTATCTACAATACTACAGCAGTTTCAGGCATGTCCCAAAAGTTTTAACAGAAGCAGATTAGCAACAGTTTCAGGCCACAGCTGTTTCAGTAAACTGTTGGTCAGACTACAACAGATTCAATCAGGCCCGTCAACATATGTGTTTCTTGGCAAAAGGAGATGAGTAGGCAGTTGATGACATTACAGAGGGAGAGGCTCTCACCTGGTGTCCCGTTCCTGAACAGCACGATCTCGATGATGTCGCCATTGCGGCCGCTGGGCAGGTCGACGACGAGTGGGGTCAGCGTCCCGTAGAGGCCCGCTCTGACGCACATGATGAAGTTGTAGGACTGGACGTGGTTGGCCAACTGGTACCTCAGGTGCTGCACGGACCTCCCCGTGAACTGGAACGCGGACCAGCCCTCCTCGGTGTAGGCGCCGTCGTTAGCCGCCAGCACGAACCGAACAAGCCGCCTGCGTCTGCGGTCTGCGGCTGCCACCACGCGCCCGAACATGACCATGGAGAGGTTTTCGAGGAAGCTGGCCtgaatttgaggagattaaagaaCCATGGTAATGTTCAGGAGATCAAAGAAGCGGGGTAATATACTAATCAGAATTTCGTGATCGATCGTAAACACAGATGCAGTCAAGAATCGGAAATGTGGAGGTGGAAACCAGGAACTGCTCCCGAGAAGCGCAAATTTGGCAAGAACAGAAGCACGAATTGCCCTTGCACGAATGAAATAGGCCACGAACATAAGCCTGGACTAAGATTAACGATATCCAAGAAACAATTTCGCGCAATCGATAGGTTACAAATCGAGAAAAATCGAGAAGCGAGCATACCCTGATCCTAGCTGGAAGGTCAGGCCTGCTCTGCCTGGCGGGTATGGGCTCCACGATCCAGTGCCTCATGTTGCTTACGTGGTCGAACTCGTCGACACTGGCGCCGTGGTTCCAGGGGATGTGCTTCCCGTTGGCCCGGAGGTAGCGGCCGTCGACGTCGCGGAGCAGGACGCCGTCGTTCCCGGGGCCGGCCCCGAAGGCCTGCCACATGATGGGGCCCACCTCCAGAAAGACGTAGCTGCGCTGCGCGACGCGGAAGCCGCGGAAGCCGGGGTGGCCGAGCGGCGGCCGCGTGTTGGTGGCGGCGAGGTAGCGGCCGTAGGCGGCGCTGCGGAGGAGCAGGTACAGGTCGTAGCGGTGGTGGAGCTGCTGCACCGCCCACGCCGCGTTCAGCGACGCGCGGCTCTCGCGGAGGGAGACGCCCTGCCCGTCGTCGTCAGCGTGGAGGTAGGTGCCGAGCGCGCGGCTCCGCAGCCACACGTGGTGCCCGTCGTGGAACTGGTCCATCGGTCGCCGCCGCTGGCGCCGCTGGAGAGAGCAGGGGCGGTGGAGAGGGAGAGGTGGGCCGGGGTGATGAGCGCTCCGGCGACGCTGAGGAGAGGAGAGGCAAGGCGCTGTCAGTTGAGAACTTGAGACGGTTACGCTCGGGCGCCAGGGCGGGGTATTTCAAGCCAAATCCTATTCATCGCCTATTGGCGCGCATTAAtaccgaaaactctagaaaaagacTGACCTCTTTAAAGGAAAGCGACTCTCTCCGCGCGCGACACGTGGATGAACGTGGGGCGCGGAAATTGCCGGTGGACTGCCTCCGCGCGCGACACGTGCTGCGTTCTGGCTCGTTTGTGAACCGTCCACTTCTCGTAACGGGCCCGCGTCGCACTTAACGGGTTTACGGCGACCCGATTCGCTTCTGCCTTTATCCCGTTTTTCCCTTAGTCTTCTTCTTTCGTCTCCTTTCTTCGTGGGTTCTCGTTGTTTCCGCTCGTCGTCTCGTCATCGGCGCTGCTGTTTTCCCTTTTCCTCCGTTGCTCTCGAGAACCTCCCGCAACTCATCGTCGGCTGACATTTTTCCTGCTCTAGTGGTAAGCGCCGACGCATTTTTCTGCATGCTTAGGGTTTGTAAGATCTTGTTTTTCCCTTTGATTCGATTAGATCGAATCAGTTTTTTTCCTTTGTATTTTCGGGCTGTGAGTTTtctggggaattaatgggagggaggtagcactttcaatTGGAAATATGCGGAAGGCTCATGCAGATGCGTTTTCTCGCATTAAAGTCGTCGATTTGTCATCGATTTCTTCCGCCGCCTCTCGGTTACACATCTTTTGAGGACATTCATCTGTATTCTGTAGGTTTTCTTGGTTTGTTGCCGTTGATTATGCGGCGCCGGAGGAGCCGCTCAGTTACACATCTCGTGATGACATGCATCTTATTCTTTAGGGTTTCTTGGTCTTTTTCTCGTCGATTTACCCGCCCCGGAGGAGCCGCTCGGTTACACATCTCCTGATGACATGCATCTACATTCTTTAGGTTTTCTTAGTCTTTTTCCCGTCGATTTAGTGGCGCCGAAATCGTCGCTCGGTTACACGTCTCGTGTTGACATGCAAATGCGACGATGCTGGTGGTTCATATGGTTTCTCTCGGTGTCTTTGTTGTCTTGTTTGGTCTAGTTGTGGCACACATCGTACCTGAACTAGTTTTAGGGTTCTCCAGTGCTTGTTCAGTAGGTGGTTTTGTACTTCTGTGTGTTCTCTTTTAGTACATGTGTGTCCAACCGTTTTTGGCCGGTACTCGCTGTCCTTTGTGTCTGGTACTTGTTCATGTTTGTCCTTGGTACTCATGTGGCAATTTGTTCTATACTTGTGTAGCTTAGTCTCTCGTACTTGTGCTCCTATATCTCTGGTACTTGTGCACCGACTTGTATTGTAGTTGTGCACTggtaaattcttattggtatgttTTGGAAGGTATATGGGCGGCGCCGTGCAGTCTATACTTGTACAATTTGttatttttctagagttttcggttGTGCTAGTGTTTATCTGGTTGTTTTTTCGTGTAGTTTCTCTTGGTCTGTTTGTTGTAGACTTAGCGGCACCAAAGGTGTTGCTCGGTTACACGTCTTCGTGAGTGCATGCATGTAAATTATGTTGGTTTCTCTTGGTTTGTTTTGGTTGTCGATGTATCTGCGCCTCTCGTATCGTTTTAGATGTGTAGTGAAGATATGCAATTGCGACGATGTCGGTGGTTTATGTGGTTTCTGTTGGACTTCTTTTTGTCGTCCTGTTTTGTCTAGTTTCGAAAGTGAGAAGCTGCACACATCGTACCTGAACTAGTTTTAGGGTTCTCCGGTGCTTGTTCAGTAGGTGGTTTGGTACTTCTGCGTGCTATTGTTTAGTACCTGTGTGTCCAACCGTTTCTGGCCGGTACTTGTTGTCCTTTGTGTCTGGTACTTGTTCGTGATTGTCTTTGGTACTCGCGTGGCATTTTGTTCTGTACTTGTGTAGCTTACTCTCCCGTACTTGTGCTCCTATAACTCTGGTACTTGTGCACCGACTTGTATTGTAGTTGTGCATTGGTAAATTCCTATTGGTCTATTTTGGAAGGTATATGGGTGGCGCCGTGCAGTCTGGGCTTCTTCTTTCGGTTGCGCTAGTGTTTATGTTGTTGCTTTTTCGTGTAGTTTCTCTTTGTCTGTTTGCTGCATACTTAGCGGCGTCCAAAGGCATCGCTCGGTTGCACGTCTCCTCAGGGCATGCATGTAAAGGATAGAGATggtaacctagagggggtgaataggttctacaaATTTTCTTTGATTTCTTTTACAAGTTTAGCCTTTGCGGAATAGaaaatgagcctaatgcaaactaggtgaggcaacatatatgatgatacaagatACTTCAAGCATAAAAGCTGTCAcaaaagtaaagaacacaagtagAGAAATTGGTTAGGAATAACCAAAGCGTGCGGAGAAGAAGATGTATTGCCGTGTTCCCTTTCTTGAGAGAAAGTTACGTCACGTTGGAGAGGTGTGGGAtaccacgaaggatttcccaacgccgcaaaggctcaccttattctccggagcctatcccacgaaggaataactCGCTCACTCATGGTAGACTTTAAAGGTAGTCTCCAAACCCTCACAAACTTCTTCTTGAAacaaatccacaacccggatgcttccgaGCGACCCTAGCTGCCTAGGGTTTCCNNNNNNNNNNNNNNNNNNNNNNNNNNNNNNNNNNNNNNNNNNNNNNNNNNNNNNNNNNNNNNNNNNNNNNNNNNNNNNNNNNNNNNNNNNNNNNNNNNNNgaaatcgggggtcaaaaaatccaagaatagaaagaattttggttcatagaggatgacatgcgggacccatgatcctgcatcgtaaacggctcgatcggagaacgttgaacgagatggcgcgatcgagaaaaaaaacaatgccggagaggctgccatctgggccctacatccctcggtggtgcggatttgcgttgactcggccggcgaacccgagatttcgagatgcaccacgtcccgggccaccatacgcgacgttttggccgctttcgtcgggctaggtggcctcaaaaacgagaaaaaaaaagttttgacatgcaccacggagggaccaaaaatcgttggccatggtacaccagcaaccacggcgcgacttcaacttcgtcggccatggcaacttttcttgtagtgaacttctttgacaagtgttacaaa encodes:
- the LOC124656373 gene encoding uncharacterized protein LOC124656373, with the translated sequence MDQFHDGHHVWLRSRALGTYLHADDDGQGVSLRESRASLNAAWAVQQLHHRYDLYLLLRSAAYGRYLAATNTRPPLGHPGFRGFRVAQRSYVFLEVGPIMWQAFGAGPGNDGVLLRDVDGRYLRANGKHIPWNHGASVDEFDHVSNMRHWIVEPIPARQSRPDLPARIRASFLENLSMVMFGRVVAAADRRRRRLVRFVLAANDGAYTEEGWSAFQFTGRSVQHLRYQLANHVQSYNFIMCVRAGLYGTLTPLVVDLPSGRNGDIIEIVLFRNGTPGANALRHPDVDAE